A stretch of the Papaver somniferum cultivar HN1 chromosome 6, ASM357369v1, whole genome shotgun sequence genome encodes the following:
- the LOC113285657 gene encoding fasciclin-like arabinogalactan protein 9 — MASSSSLFILFTVTVQCLILALAPQTQAQAPTAPGGPINLTQILEKGGQFTTFMRLLNSTQVSSQVNSQIKTSSEGMTIFAPSDNAFNNLKPGTLNGLSLQEQIELVLYHVLPKYYSMVNFQTVSNPVRTQASDQGGKPFGLDFTTTSNQVNISTGIVATQLNNALRQEFPLGVYQVDQVLFPNELFGPKTPSATSPSSEDPADAKAPGTKAGGKGDNSGSNNIGFSMIFGFGLVLMGIMFQ; from the coding sequence atggcttcttcttcatcactcttCATTCTCTTCACCGTCACAGTACAATGTCTAATCCTAGCATTGGCACCCCAAACTCAAGCTCAAGCTCCAACTGCACCAGGTGGTCCAATCAATCTGAcacaaatccttgaaaaaggcGGTCAGTTCACAACATTCATGCGTTTATTAAACTCGACACAAGTTTCAAGCCAAGTTAATAGCCAAATCAAAACATCGAGTGAAGGTATGACTATTTTTGCACCCAGTGACAATGCTTTCAATAACTTAAAGCCAGGAACCCTGAACGGACTCTCTCTTCAAGAACAAATTGAACTCGTTCTTTACCATGTTTTACCGAAGTATTATAGCATGGTCAATTTTCAAACTGTTTCTAACCCTGTTAGAACTCAAGCTTCTGATCAAGGTGGTAAACCCTTTGGTCTTGACTTCACTACTACTTCAAATCAAGTTAATATCTCTACCGGTATCGTTGCAACTCAACTCAACAATGCTCTTAGACAAGAATTTCCATTAGGTGTTTATCAAGTTGATCAAGTTTtatttccaaatgaattgtttGGTCCTAAAACTCCTTCAGCTACATCACCTTCGTCAGAGGACCCTGCTGATGCAAAAGCTCCTGGTACTAAGGCTGGTGGCAAAGGTGATAATTCGGGATCGAATAATATTGGGTTCAGCATGATTTTTGGATTTGGTTTGGTTCTTATGGGTATTATGTTCCAATGA
- the LOC113290801 gene encoding uncharacterized protein LOC113290801: protein MVELEELTKNQKVFADAMALLARENQELKDRIAQSIGAARQHDEVISKAPEPNRDRRIIGTHANNPEPLDRSPYRGSRLSDPYFIPEDSDYFDSKNRRAERPAGEEDHQRAMEDLRAEMMAEIKQLKARQGGGRLEEVMREASTTPLTPHLGKALIPQKCPIPAFECYDGSSDPAAILDRKEIEKAIRGLLRTVQNRRGQVDDHEECTNAPITFDIEDIEDDIEDHNDPLVLKLSIAGCNIRKVLIVEGSSVNVLFYDTFKRIEMNDEQLMSSYYTIYGFNGAPTKPLGDIVLQVNAGPMKVDTRFSVVGSHSPYNSFIGRRWVHKLKGVPTTYHQYLRFPTPEGVMEIKGDHVTAQECQTIQNHLNNEQDEQRKSRRNRNKEAAKEKAIDLYLEEISGKSLTKESIVLNTEASTSISNGVGEPTK, encoded by the exons ATGGTAGAACTCGAAGAGTTAACGAAGAACCAAAAGGTGTTTGCAGATGCAATGGCATTGTTGGCTCGAGAAAATCAGGAACTCAAGGATAGGATCGCTCAAAGCATAGGAGCAGCGCGCCAACATGATGAAGTAATTTCAAAGGCACCGGAGCCCAACCGTGACCGAAGAATCATCGGAACTCATGCCAACAATCCGGAACCATTGGATAGAAGCCCTTACAGAGGGAGTAGATTGTCCGATCCATATTTTATCCCCGAAGATTCAGACTACTTCGACAGCAAAAACCGAAGAGCTGAACGACCTGCAGGCGAAGAGGATCACCAACGGGCAATGGAGGACCTTCGTGCTGAGATGATGGCCGAAATAAAGCAACTAAAGGCAAGACAAGGAGGAGGAAGACTAGAAGAAGTAATGAGGGAAGCCAGCACAACACCACTAACTCCGCACCTAGGCAAAGCTCTCATCCCCCAGAAGTGTCCCATACCCGCGTTTGAATGTtacgatggatccagcgaccccgcGGCCATCTTGG ATAGGAAAGAGATTGAGAAAGCAATTCGAGGACTACTGCGAACTGTACAAAATCGACGGGGTCAAGTTGATGACCACGAAGAATGTACGAACGCACCAATCACATTCGACATCGAGGATATCGAAGATGACATTGAGGATCACAACGACCCCTTAGTTCTCAAATTATCCATCGCAGGGTGCAATATCAGGAAGGTCCTCATCGTTGAAGGGAGCTCGGTCAATGtactgttctatgacacgttcaaacgaaTAGAGATGAATGACGAGCAGTTGATGTCTTCGTACTACACCATATACGGATTCAATGGGGCCCCAACGAAGCCtttgggagacattgtgttacaaGTGAACGCAGGACCAATGAAGGTTGATACACGATTCAGCGTAGTGGGCTCTCATTCCCCTTACAATTCCTTCATCGGCCGaagatgggtacacaagctcaaaggggTACCAACGACCTATCATCAGTACCTTAGATTTCCAACacccgaaggggtaatggaaataAAGGGAGATCACGTCACCGCCCAAGAATGTCAGACcatacaaaatcatctcaatAATGAACAAGATGAGCAACGTAAATCTCGAAGAAACCGAAACAAAGAAGCTGCCAAAGAGAAAGCGATTGACCTTTATCtcgaagaaatctccggaaaaagtcTGACAAAGGAGAGCATCGTTCTAAACACCGAAGCAAGTACCTCGATATCTAACGGGGTTGGGGAGCCTACCAAATAA